A single window of Rhizobium sp. SL42 DNA harbors:
- the ribB gene encoding 3,4-dihydroxy-2-butanone-4-phosphate synthase, protein MSYDQKRVVDAIRAFEAGEIVVVMDDDGRENEGDLIVAAVHCTPEKMAFIVRHTSGIVCAPMPKDEAKRLNLSAMVADNDSAHTTAFTVSVDFKHGTTTGISADDRTLTVRNLANPNVGAADFVRPGHIFPLVAREGGVLMRSGHTEAAVDLCRLASLPLIGVISELVNDDGTVMRGPQVASFAEQHGLKQVSVADLIAYRQRKETLIQLHSSFDIQTPYGTAKGHSYSLPWDPMQHLAVVFGDIRDGEDIPVRLHLEHVGADVFGADRQIDGIMRKIAEKGRGVIVYLREGSVGVGVSTTARTGKHDREAHQEAQARENEWLEIGLGAQILKDLGVTSIKLMSSRERHYVGLEGFGIKISATEIV, encoded by the coding sequence ATGAGCTACGACCAGAAGCGCGTCGTCGACGCGATCCGTGCCTTCGAAGCCGGCGAGATCGTCGTCGTGATGGACGATGACGGACGCGAGAACGAAGGCGATCTGATCGTGGCGGCGGTTCACTGTACGCCGGAAAAGATGGCCTTCATCGTGCGCCATACCTCCGGCATCGTCTGCGCCCCCATGCCGAAGGACGAGGCCAAGCGGCTCAATCTCTCGGCCATGGTCGCCGACAATGACAGCGCCCATACGACGGCCTTTACCGTCTCGGTCGACTTCAAGCACGGCACAACGACCGGGATTTCGGCCGATGACCGGACGCTCACCGTGCGCAATCTGGCCAATCCGAATGTCGGTGCCGCCGATTTCGTCCGGCCCGGCCATATCTTTCCGCTGGTGGCGCGCGAAGGCGGCGTGCTGATGCGGTCCGGCCATACGGAAGCGGCCGTGGATCTCTGCCGGCTCGCCTCGCTGCCGCTGATCGGGGTTATTTCCGAACTGGTCAATGACGACGGCACGGTGATGCGCGGGCCGCAGGTGGCCAGCTTTGCCGAGCAGCATGGGCTGAAGCAGGTTTCGGTTGCCGACCTGATCGCCTATCGCCAGCGCAAGGAAACGCTGATCCAGCTGCATTCGAGCTTCGATATCCAGACGCCCTATGGCACCGCCAAGGGTCACAGTTACTCCCTGCCCTGGGACCCGATGCAGCATCTGGCCGTCGTCTTCGGCGATATCCGTGACGGCGAGGACATTCCGGTGCGCCTGCATCTGGAGCATGTCGGCGCCGACGTCTTCGGTGCAGACCGGCAGATCGACGGCATCATGAGGAAGATCGCAGAAAAGGGCCGCGGTGTTATCGTTTATCTGCGCGAGGGCTCGGTCGGCGTCGGCGTCTCGACAACGGCGCGCACCGGCAAGCACGACCGGGAGGCGCATCAGGAGGCCCAGGCGCGCGAAAACGAGTGGCTGGAAATCGGGCTCGGCGCGCAGATCCTGAAGGACCTCGGCGTCACCTCGATCAAGCTGATGTCGTCGCGCGAGCGTCACTATGTCGGGCTCGAAGGCTTCGGCATCAAGATCTCGGCGACCGAGATCGTCTGA
- the aroC gene encoding chorismate synthase, producing the protein MSHNTFGHLFRVTTWGESHGPALGAVVDGCPPGVRFRQEDLQVFMDKRKPGQSRFVTQRREDDIVKVLSGVMPQEDGSMITTGTPVSLFIENTDQRSKDYGDIAKRYRPGHADFTYDLKYGIRDYRGGGRSSARETAARVAAGALARLAMPGVTIRGALTQIGTHKINRDNWDWAQVDQNPFFCPDATMVPVFEDYLDGIRKAGSSVGAVIEVVAEGVPAGIGAPIYGKIDQDIAANLMSINAVKGVEIGNGFGAAEITGEENADEMRMGADGKPVFLSNHAGGVLGGIATGEPIVARFAIKPTSSILTERRSIDADGNEVDVRTKGRHDPCVGIRAVPVGEAMLACTILDHILRDRGQTGRLK; encoded by the coding sequence ATGTCGCATAATACCTTTGGTCATCTCTTCCGCGTCACCACCTGGGGCGAAAGCCACGGGCCGGCGCTCGGCGCGGTCGTCGACGGCTGCCCTCCGGGCGTGCGCTTCCGCCAGGAAGATCTTCAGGTCTTCATGGACAAGCGCAAGCCCGGCCAGTCGCGCTTCGTCACCCAGCGGCGCGAGGACGATATCGTCAAGGTTCTCTCCGGCGTAATGCCGCAGGAAGACGGCTCGATGATCACCACCGGCACGCCGGTGTCGCTGTTCATCGAAAACACCGACCAGCGCTCGAAGGACTATGGCGATATCGCCAAGCGCTATCGTCCGGGCCATGCCGATTTCACCTATGACCTGAAATACGGTATCCGCGACTATCGCGGCGGTGGACGCTCGTCGGCCCGCGAGACGGCGGCACGCGTGGCGGCCGGCGCGCTGGCACGGCTTGCCATGCCCGGCGTCACGATCCGTGGCGCGCTGACCCAGATCGGCACCCATAAAATCAATCGCGACAACTGGGATTGGGCGCAAGTCGATCAGAACCCGTTCTTCTGCCCGGATGCCACGATGGTTCCGGTCTTCGAAGACTATCTCGACGGCATCCGCAAGGCTGGCTCTTCCGTCGGCGCGGTCATCGAAGTGGTCGCAGAGGGCGTTCCGGCCGGGATCGGCGCGCCGATCTATGGCAAGATCGACCAGGATATCGCTGCCAACCTGATGTCGATCAACGCCGTCAAGGGCGTGGAGATCGGCAACGGCTTCGGGGCGGCCGAGATCACCGGCGAGGAAAATGCCGACGAGATGCGCATGGGGGCTGACGGCAAGCCGGTATTCCTGTCCAACCATGCCGGTGGCGTCCTGGGCGGGATTGCGACCGGCGAGCCGATCGTTGCGCGCTTTGCCATCAAGCCGACCTCCTCCATTCTCACCGAACGCCGCTCGATCGATGCCGATGGCAATGAGGTGGATGTGCGCACCAAGGGCCGGCACGACCCCTGCGTCGGCATTCGCGCCGTGCCTGTCGGCGAAGCGATGCTCGCCTGCACCATTCTCGATCATATTCTGAGGGACCGCGGCCAGACCGGCCGCCTCAAGTGA
- a CDS encoding bifunctional diguanylate cyclase/phosphodiesterase produces the protein MRIFDAGQRQDGEGWSKGVLWLVLGGVISTVIIGAGVMIDRSSAQYEQQRVEHEVADALRHAQVSIRNRLNLDVANALAIADDIADDPMLSPTELNRTINKIVSRDPHITTVAFVPLNDIHRMAFQPKLSLAHNTVELSIPVPPPSWETTKAWKLMTVSLDINRIFDAAGLSDLSAADGSASPADPDHGLDRLHLAIATAGPDGRMLFGTANIHDELPIAQEFSHHDLSFVLYGAPAEGWDAAMSRLMPTRMIVLSTVAAMMVPVLLALFLLRERNRNISQLQGREERLIDLSHRFQLAMETSNIGIWDIDEETHGLHWDERSAGLHGLPVSQTDNEDRLADWYATIHPDDVQKAEQQFFDCVIACTETVWDVTYRIELSDGTCRYLRSAGASSINERGKRRLTGIVCDVTTDTLVTQSLSQAKETSDIKNAELELALDELSSREHQLAELSHRLDLALASYNCGIWEGDPVSRTAVWDERMHQLYGLPYSEQPVTEHQWMACLHPDERGDILITTKRATTNEQTLNTIQRVILPNNEVRYIRSVGQAHFGRDGKKKLIGIAFDVTADSLLAEQLRSAKAEADMRNIELELAKNRIEFNALHDPLTSLANRRKLDLELDTLTRKGESQRHKFAILHLDLDRFKEINDTLGHAAGDAMLVHASRVLMRHVPRGDLVARIGGDEFVILARRATTMDELTDLANRIITEMRQPIDFEGFDCRCGVSIGIAQSVGMAPDARKVLINADIALYQAKEKGRNCYEFFTPDLQANIIAKKRMADDMLTGLERDEFIVWYQPQFETNSMQLCGAEALVRWRHPDRGVLASGAFLKVAEDLNVMARIDQLVLQTALKDQMRWTALGVQVPRISVNVSSKRLHDENLIEQLEGLNVPQGSICFELVESIFLDESDTIATSNIDRIKALGIDIEIDDFGTGHTSIVSLLKLKPKRLKIDRQLVMPITTQPQERSLVRSIVEIAGSLGIETVAEGVETHEHAALLRQLGCDYLQGYAFAKPLSFEDFSRFVTRLPQRQAS, from the coding sequence TTGCGTATCTTCGATGCAGGACAGCGCCAAGACGGCGAAGGGTGGAGCAAAGGCGTTCTATGGCTCGTCTTGGGTGGCGTGATCAGCACGGTGATCATCGGCGCCGGCGTGATGATCGACCGCAGTTCTGCACAATACGAACAGCAACGCGTCGAGCATGAAGTCGCTGATGCCCTTCGGCATGCACAGGTATCGATTCGCAACCGGCTCAATCTCGATGTCGCCAATGCTCTGGCGATCGCGGACGATATAGCCGACGATCCCATGCTGTCACCGACAGAGCTGAACCGCACGATCAACAAGATCGTCTCGCGCGACCCGCATATCACTACCGTTGCCTTCGTTCCGTTGAATGATATCCACAGGATGGCGTTCCAGCCGAAGCTGTCGCTTGCGCACAATACCGTTGAACTGAGCATTCCGGTGCCGCCGCCGAGCTGGGAGACGACCAAGGCGTGGAAACTGATGACCGTCTCATTGGACATCAACAGGATCTTCGACGCCGCGGGGCTTTCGGATCTCTCGGCTGCCGATGGCTCCGCCTCTCCTGCAGATCCCGATCACGGCCTTGACCGGCTGCATCTGGCGATCGCGACCGCCGGACCCGACGGAAGAATGCTGTTCGGCACGGCCAACATCCACGACGAGCTGCCGATCGCCCAGGAATTCAGCCATCACGATCTCTCCTTCGTGCTTTATGGCGCGCCGGCCGAGGGCTGGGATGCGGCCATGAGCCGTCTGATGCCCACCAGAATGATCGTGCTTTCGACCGTTGCCGCGATGATGGTGCCGGTGCTGCTCGCGCTTTTCCTGCTGCGCGAGCGCAATCGCAATATCAGCCAGCTGCAAGGTCGGGAGGAAAGACTGATCGACCTGTCGCACCGCTTCCAGCTGGCGATGGAAACGTCGAATATCGGCATCTGGGATATCGATGAAGAAACCCATGGACTACATTGGGACGAACGTTCCGCCGGTCTGCATGGCCTTCCCGTCAGCCAGACGGACAACGAGGATCGCCTGGCCGACTGGTACGCCACCATCCATCCCGACGATGTGCAGAAGGCCGAGCAACAGTTCTTCGACTGCGTGATCGCCTGCACGGAAACGGTCTGGGATGTCACCTACCGTATCGAGCTGTCCGACGGGACCTGCCGCTACCTGCGCTCGGCCGGAGCCAGCTCCATCAATGAACGCGGCAAACGGCGCCTGACGGGCATCGTCTGCGACGTGACAACCGATACCCTGGTGACCCAGTCTCTGAGCCAGGCCAAGGAAACCAGCGACATCAAGAATGCCGAGCTTGAACTGGCGCTCGATGAGTTGTCCAGCCGCGAGCATCAGCTGGCGGAACTGTCGCACAGGCTCGACCTGGCGCTGGCATCCTACAACTGTGGGATCTGGGAAGGTGATCCGGTCAGCCGCACCGCCGTCTGGGACGAGCGCATGCACCAGCTTTACGGCCTGCCCTACAGCGAACAGCCGGTGACGGAACATCAATGGATGGCCTGCCTGCATCCTGACGAGCGTGGCGACATCCTGATCACCACCAAGCGGGCAACGACCAACGAACAGACACTCAACACCATTCAGCGGGTCATCCTGCCGAACAACGAAGTCCGCTACATTCGCTCGGTCGGACAGGCGCATTTCGGCCGGGACGGGAAGAAAAAGCTGATCGGCATCGCTTTCGACGTGACAGCGGATTCGCTGCTGGCCGAGCAGTTGCGCTCGGCGAAGGCAGAAGCGGACATGCGCAATATCGAATTGGAGCTGGCCAAGAACCGCATCGAGTTCAATGCATTGCATGACCCGCTGACGTCGCTTGCCAACCGGCGCAAGCTCGATCTGGAACTGGACACGCTGACACGCAAGGGCGAGAGCCAGCGGCACAAGTTTGCCATCCTGCATCTCGATCTCGATCGCTTCAAGGAAATCAACGACACGCTTGGTCATGCGGCGGGCGACGCCATGCTCGTGCATGCATCGCGCGTACTGATGCGGCATGTGCCACGCGGCGATCTGGTCGCGCGTATCGGCGGCGACGAATTCGTCATCCTGGCGCGGCGGGCGACGACGATGGACGAGCTGACCGACCTGGCGAACCGGATCATCACGGAGATGCGCCAGCCGATCGACTTCGAAGGCTTCGACTGCCGTTGCGGCGTTTCGATCGGCATTGCCCAGTCCGTCGGCATGGCCCCCGATGCGCGCAAGGTCCTGATCAACGCGGATATCGCGCTCTACCAGGCCAAGGAAAAGGGTCGCAACTGCTACGAATTCTTCACGCCGGACCTGCAGGCGAACATCATCGCCAAGAAGCGCATGGCCGACGACATGCTGACCGGGCTTGAACGCGACGAATTCATCGTCTGGTACCAGCCACAGTTCGAAACCAACAGCATGCAGCTTTGCGGCGCCGAGGCTCTGGTACGCTGGCGCCATCCCGATCGTGGCGTACTGGCGTCCGGTGCCTTCCTCAAGGTTGCCGAAGACCTGAACGTCATGGCCCGCATCGACCAGCTGGTGCTGCAGACGGCGCTGAAGGACCAGATGCGCTGGACGGCGCTTGGTGTGCAGGTACCACGCATATCGGTGAACGTCTCGTCCAAGCGCCTGCATGACGAAAACCTGATCGAACAGCTGGAAGGCCTGAATGTGCCGCAGGGGTCGATCTGTTTCGAACTGGTCGAATCCATCTTCCTCGACGAAAGCGACACCATCGCCACAAGCAATATCGACCGGATCAAGGCGCTCGGCATCGATATCGAAATCGATGATTTCGGTACCGGCCACACCTCGATCGTCAGCTTGCTCAAGCTGAAGCCGAAGCGGTTGAAGATCGATCGCCAGCTGGTCATGCCGATCACCACACAGCCGCAGGAACGCAGCCTGGTGCGCTCGATCGTCGAGATCGCCGGTTCCCTCGGTATCGAGACGGTGGCGGAAGGGGTGGAAACCCACGAACATGCGGCATTGCTGCGCCAGCTCGGCTGCGACTACCTGCAGGGCTACGCATTTGCCAAACCGCTGTCTTTCGAGGATTTCAGCCGCTTCGTCACCCGCCTGCCGCAGCGACAGGCTTCCTAG
- a CDS encoding DUF1344 domain-containing protein, which translates to MRIVISVLLATASFLSPLSAFAGSDDVEATIEAVNVDSMSLVLDDGKTYTVPAEFNFDGLESGQKVIVFYTEVDGKRVVDDLEVIQ; encoded by the coding sequence ATGCGCATCGTCATTTCTGTCTTGCTTGCTACGGCAAGCTTTTTGTCTCCTCTCTCTGCCTTTGCCGGCAGTGATGACGTCGAGGCAACCATCGAGGCGGTCAACGTCGACAGCATGAGTCTCGTGCTCGACGACGGCAAGACCTATACCGTGCCGGCGGAGTTCAATTTCGACGGTCTGGAAAGCGGACAGAAGGTCATCGTGTTCTACACGGAAGTCGACGGCAAGCGTGTCGTGGACGATCTCGAAGTCATCCAGTAA
- a CDS encoding histidine phosphatase family protein, translated as MLIYMIRHGQTDWNAEGRMQGQKDIDLNATGRGQAMRNGEMLAHVLGDTVGRFDFVASPLRRTRETMERMRSEMGLDPLAYRLDERLKELSFGDWEGFTLAELAKAAPERVKERARRKWGFIPPGQDAESYEILSWRIGAWLNSVEQPTVCVSHGGVIRSCFRLIGGMDEDEACEINIPQDRILKIDRDAGVIGWM; from the coding sequence GTGCTCATCTACATGATCCGACACGGCCAGACCGACTGGAACGCCGAAGGCCGGATGCAGGGTCAAAAGGACATTGACCTCAATGCGACCGGCCGCGGCCAGGCCATGCGCAACGGCGAAATGCTGGCGCATGTACTGGGCGATACCGTCGGCCGGTTCGATTTTGTCGCCTCGCCGCTCAGGCGCACGCGCGAAACTATGGAACGCATGCGCAGCGAGATGGGACTGGACCCCCTCGCCTATCGGCTCGACGAGCGCCTGAAGGAACTGTCCTTCGGCGACTGGGAGGGCTTCACGCTGGCCGAGCTGGCAAAAGCCGCGCCGGAACGGGTCAAGGAACGCGCCCGGCGCAAATGGGGATTCATTCCGCCCGGACAGGATGCCGAAAGCTACGAGATCCTGTCCTGGCGCATCGGCGCCTGGCTGAACTCGGTGGAGCAGCCGACGGTCTGCGTCAGCCATGGCGGCGTCATTCGCAGCTGCTTCCGCCTGATTGGCGGCATGGACGAGGACGAGGCCTGCGAGATCAATATTCCGCAGGATCGGATCCTGAAGATCGACCGCGATGCCGGCGTCATAGGCTGGATGTAA
- the fabI gene encoding enoyl-ACP reductase FabI, which produces MAQGSGLMAGKRGVIMGVANNRSIAWGIAKACHDQGAEIAFTWQGDALKKRVEPLAQELDAFLAGDCDVTNLDSIDAVFNNLEAKWGKIDFVVHAIAFSDKDELTGRYIETTRDNFTKTMDISVYSFTAVAARAEKIMNDGGSLLTLTYYGAEKVMPHYNVMGVAKAALEASVRYLAVDMGGRGIRVNAISAGPIKTLAASGIGDFRYILKWNEYNSPLKRNVTTDEVGTSGMYLLSDLSTGVSGEVHHVDCGYHTVGMKAVDAPDISVAKD; this is translated from the coding sequence ATGGCTCAAGGTTCCGGCCTTATGGCAGGCAAGCGCGGCGTCATCATGGGCGTTGCAAACAATCGCTCCATCGCATGGGGCATTGCCAAAGCCTGTCACGACCAGGGCGCTGAGATCGCATTTACATGGCAGGGCGATGCACTGAAGAAGCGTGTCGAACCTCTGGCGCAAGAGCTCGACGCCTTTCTGGCCGGCGATTGCGACGTCACCAATCTCGACAGCATCGATGCCGTCTTCAACAATCTCGAAGCCAAGTGGGGCAAGATCGACTTCGTCGTGCACGCGATCGCGTTTTCCGACAAGGACGAGTTGACCGGCCGCTACATCGAGACGACCCGCGACAACTTCACCAAGACGATGGACATTTCCGTCTATTCGTTCACGGCAGTCGCCGCCCGCGCCGAAAAGATCATGAACGACGGCGGCTCGCTGCTGACACTGACCTACTATGGCGCCGAGAAGGTCATGCCGCATTACAATGTCATGGGTGTTGCCAAGGCCGCGCTCGAGGCCTCGGTGCGCTACCTCGCCGTCGACATGGGCGGCCGCGGCATTCGCGTCAACGCCATCTCGGCCGGTCCGATCAAGACGCTGGCCGCTTCGGGCATCGGCGATTTCCGCTATATCCTCAAGTGGAACGAGTATAACTCGCCGCTGAAGCGCAATGTCACAACCGATGAAGTCGGCACCTCCGGCATGTATCTGCTGTCGGATCTGTCGACCGGCGTTTCCGGAGAAGTCCATCACGTCGACTGTGGTTACCACACGGTCGGCATGAAGGCCGTCGACGCGCCGGATATCTCGGTCGCCAAGGACTAA
- a CDS encoding DnaJ domain-containing protein encodes MRDFYSVLGVKRDAGADEIKAAWRSKAKSVHPDQNRDDPHANNRFAEIGRAYEVLKDPAKRNRYDQQRVKVEAMEREQTIMQQRQSAREAAEKAKQAKANAERILAELAQAEAAKAKADTAAAQAAQAAKAAQAHAQKTQAQAQTAQAQSAQAQAQAQANTKAEQTDASQGQSAHTSQQTQSTAGAGQQDKKAGSASAQSGKPEGPEDLVSRIFGESPEAAAAAENLKRDAEAAELNEGAPLRAPSSPLLAPIELISSLVRRIRGVPPPPPEKAPDVFSEAVVAISDLLEQKSVPITLNDGREVRVPLDGVTDGHVVRLKAQGLKFQGMQRGDVAVTIKVVRTEKFLVDAYDIRTVLPITLENAVLGCDVEVEGPEGMVKVTVPAWSNSDQVIRIDGLGLPDGAGERGALLVELRVMLWEKPDEKVTDLMRLMREGLYL; translated from the coding sequence ATGCGAGATTTTTATTCAGTCCTCGGCGTTAAGCGCGATGCGGGCGCAGACGAGATCAAGGCGGCTTGGCGCTCCAAGGCGAAAAGCGTGCATCCCGATCAGAACCGCGACGATCCGCACGCCAATAACCGTTTTGCCGAAATCGGCCGTGCCTACGAAGTCCTGAAAGATCCCGCAAAACGCAACCGATATGACCAGCAACGCGTGAAGGTCGAGGCGATGGAACGCGAGCAGACGATCATGCAGCAGCGCCAGTCGGCGCGCGAAGCTGCCGAAAAAGCAAAGCAGGCCAAGGCCAATGCCGAGCGCATCCTGGCCGAACTTGCCCAGGCCGAGGCCGCAAAGGCAAAGGCCGACACGGCTGCGGCGCAGGCGGCCCAAGCGGCCAAGGCTGCTCAGGCACACGCCCAGAAAACCCAGGCGCAGGCCCAGACGGCGCAAGCGCAGTCGGCTCAGGCTCAGGCTCAGGCTCAGGCAAATACGAAGGCTGAACAGACAGACGCTAGCCAAGGCCAAAGCGCCCATACGTCCCAGCAAACACAGTCAACGGCCGGTGCCGGCCAACAGGACAAGAAGGCCGGCAGCGCCAGCGCGCAATCCGGCAAGCCCGAGGGCCCGGAGGATCTGGTCAGTCGAATTTTCGGCGAGAGCCCCGAAGCCGCGGCTGCGGCTGAAAACCTGAAACGAGACGCGGAAGCGGCCGAGCTGAACGAAGGTGCGCCGCTTCGTGCGCCCAGCTCACCGCTGCTGGCGCCTATCGAACTGATCAGCTCGCTGGTGCGTCGCATCCGCGGCGTTCCGCCGCCACCGCCGGAAAAAGCACCGGATGTCTTTTCCGAAGCTGTTGTCGCGATCAGCGACCTGCTCGAACAGAAATCCGTACCGATCACGCTCAATGATGGCCGTGAAGTGCGTGTACCCCTCGACGGTGTGACCGATGGTCATGTCGTTCGCCTGAAGGCGCAGGGTTTGAAATTCCAGGGCATGCAGCGCGGCGATGTCGCCGTCACCATCAAGGTGGTGCGCACCGAGAAATTCCTCGTCGATGCCTATGACATTCGTACCGTCCTGCCGATCACGCTCGAAAATGCCGTGCTCGGCTGCGATGTCGAAGTCGAAGGCCCAGAGGGCATGGTGAAAGTCACCGTTCCTGCCTGGTCGAACTCGGATCAGGTGATCCGCATCGATGGGCTTGGTTTGCCGGACGGCGCCGGCGAACGCGGCGCGCTGCTGGTCGAGCTGCGTGTCATGCTGTGGGAAAAGCCGGACGAAAAGGTGACGGACCTGATGCGGCTGATGCGCGAAGGGCTCTATCTCTGA
- a CDS encoding RT0821/Lpp0805 family surface protein yields MEVDIAKSVERTKGRCMSKRKILLALAATLPLSGCFGGSMDLFGSDTVDSSISTNTISKGRASGNGSDELTVQSAVSSADLSKTEGKPLPWANATTGSAGVVTAIQEEKGQGVICRNFSTTRHSYEGIAYFSGKTCTSGSGNWQLLSFDRQS; encoded by the coding sequence TTGGAAGTAGACATAGCAAAGTCGGTCGAGCGTACAAAGGGTAGGTGCATGAGCAAACGCAAGATCCTTCTCGCTCTTGCTGCGACACTTCCGCTCAGCGGATGCTTCGGCGGCAGCATGGACCTCTTCGGTTCCGACACAGTCGATAGCTCGATCTCGACCAATACCATCTCCAAGGGCCGCGCATCCGGAAACGGGTCCGACGAACTGACCGTGCAGAGCGCCGTGTCGTCGGCAGACCTGTCGAAGACCGAAGGCAAACCCTTGCCCTGGGCCAATGCTACGACCGGCAGCGCCGGCGTCGTCACCGCGATCCAGGAAGAAAAAGGCCAAGGCGTCATCTGCCGCAACTTTTCGACGACGCGCCACTCCTATGAAGGCATCGCCTATTTCTCCGGCAAGACCTGCACATCCGGCTCCGGCAACTGGCAGCTGCTGAGTTTCGACCGTCAATCCTGA